A genomic region of Zea mays cultivar B73 chromosome 6, Zm-B73-REFERENCE-NAM-5.0, whole genome shotgun sequence contains the following coding sequences:
- the LOC100278694 gene encoding uncharacterized protein LOC100278694, producing MARFPLGPDPVLAIMSSMARWSSWRKPWSAARSTRTPSSPCRPQLRGVVAGGLQEDMVLAMASSVIGIVGTGRRGAAPRTGPILISHHELASMREGDSSHGHRTCADVLDKVGEHCCATTRAWCLRKCQIGAQNT from the coding sequence ATGGCGCGTTTCCCGCTCGGCCCGGACCCCGTCCTTGCCATTATGTCCTCGATGGCAAGGTGGAGTAGCTGGAGAAAACCATGGAGTGCCGCCCGTTCGACCCGGACCCCATCCTCACCATGCCGTCCTCAACTGCGAGGTGTAGTAGCTGGAGGACTACAGGAagacatggtcctcgccatggcgTCCTCGGTAATCGGTATCGTCGGTACAGGGAGACGAGGTGCAGCACCTAGGACTGGGCCCATCCTCATCTCCCATCACGAGCTCGCGTCCATGCGTGAAGGGGACAGCAGCCACGGCCACCGGACCTGCGCCGACGTCCTCGACAAGGTGGGAGAACACTGTTGTGCGACGACGCGTGCATGGTGTTTGAGGAAATGCCAAATCGGCGCCCAGAATACTTGA